The DNA region TCGTCCCAAGCTCAGGATATGCATGTATCATATTCCTCCGCTGGCCGGGATAGGTTTCACGCCAGCCCTGGCGGGCCGATTGGCCCGGGATTTTCCTGAGACGATCTTTGCCTACAAGGACAGTTCCGGAAATTTTGAGAATACCAAGGCGGTTATTGCCGCAGCCCCCGGCATCTCGGTCTTCCCGGGGTCCGAACTTTTTCTGCGGGTGGGCATGGAGCACGGCGGGATGGGCTGCATCTCGGCTACCTGTAATGTTAATCCGGCGGGAATTCGTTACGCATTCGATGTGGCCACCGGCGCCAAAGCCGATGATCTGGACCGGGTCAATTTTGAAATAGTGACGTTTCGCAAAACAGTAGAAGAGTATGTTCCCATTCCCGCCATGAAAGGGATGCTTGCCCTGCAGAGGGGGGATACGCGCTGGCGAAACGTCCGGCCGCCCTTTATCCCCGCAAGCCCGGAGAACACGGAACAGTTGATTGCCAAACTCGGGAAGTTATTGAGACCGCTTTAGTTTAATGCCAGTGCGACCGGGCGGTGAAGGACGGTTTGACAATTTTTTTAATGCTCAGGTTCAAAGTTCCGGGGTATACGGCTCAACGTTAGACGGTGGATTCCTGATACCGTTTATCTCCGGATATGAAAAGCGCATCCCAACAAACCGTGAACGGCGAACCGTAAACCTGGTAGCCTGATCCTGGAATTATCGTTCAATGGCCAACCGCGACAAT from Syntrophobacterales bacterium includes:
- a CDS encoding dihydrodipicolinate synthase family protein: MKKNKTTGVMTPILTPFNDDLSIAADLYLSHAKWLLDQGIHYIAPFGTTGEALSMSVAERLAAVDALIDGGIDPAVLMPGTGLCNLPETVTLCRHAIERGCKAVMVLPPFFYKNASDDGLYNYFKWLIGAVARPKLRICMYHIPPLAGIGFTPALAGRLARDFPETIFAYKDSSGNFENTKAVIAAAPGISVFPGSELFLRVGMEHGGMGCISATCNVNPAGIRYAFDVATGAKADDLDRVNFEIVTFRKTVEEYVPIPAMKGMLALQRGDTRWRNVRPPFIPASPENTEQLIAKLGKLLRPL